One stretch of Candidatus Cloacimonadota bacterium DNA includes these proteins:
- the wrbA gene encoding NAD(P)H:quinone oxidoreductase, which produces MKILVLFYSAYGHIYELAKAVAEGAKTVEGVEVEIKQVPETLPPEILEKTGMNKMRAAFAHIPEATIQDLEEADAIIFGTPTRFGSMASQMKAFLDGTGSLWAKNSLTGKVGSVFTSSGTQHGGQETTILTFYPVLLHHGMIVAGLPYDFKGQSRMDEITGCSPYGASTIAGAKNSPTENELEGARFQGAYVADIARRLKN; this is translated from the coding sequence ATGAAAATACTGGTCCTATTCTATTCCGCTTATGGACACATATATGAACTGGCAAAAGCTGTGGCAGAGGGCGCCAAAACTGTTGAGGGCGTGGAGGTTGAGATTAAACAAGTGCCTGAAACTCTCCCACCCGAGATTTTGGAAAAAACCGGCATGAACAAGATGCGTGCGGCTTTCGCGCACATTCCGGAAGCCACAATCCAAGATTTGGAAGAGGCTGACGCCATCATCTTTGGAACGCCCACCCGCTTTGGCAGCATGGCTTCCCAGATGAAGGCTTTTTTGGATGGCACCGGCAGCCTTTGGGCAAAAAACTCGCTCACCGGAAAGGTGGGTTCGGTTTTCACCAGCAGCGGCACCCAACATGGAGGTCAGGAAACCACCATTCTCACCTTCTACCCCGTTTTGCTGCATCATGGCATGATTGTGGCAGGCCTGCCCTACGATTTTAAGGGACAATCCCGCATGGACGAGATTACAGGCTGTTCGCCATATGGAGCCAGCACCATTGCCGGAGCAAAAAACAGCCCCACCGAAAACGAACTTGAAGGAGCGCGTTTCCAGGGCGCCTACGTCGCAGACATCGCGCGCAGGCTGAAAAACTGA